A region from the Triticum aestivum cultivar Chinese Spring chromosome 3D, IWGSC CS RefSeq v2.1, whole genome shotgun sequence genome encodes:
- the LOC123074052 gene encoding putative cytochrome c oxidase subunit 5C-4 produces the protein MSTTAHKVATQAASAAGARMKGRRPPSVVREIVYGMSLGLFAGYLWKLHHWSNQRRTREFYALLDEGRITVVVDEPAGAKD, from the coding sequence ATGTCGACGACGGCGCACAAGGTGGCGACgcaggcggcgtcggcggcgggggcgAGAATGAAGGGTCGGCGGCCGCCGAGCGTGGTGAGGGAGATCGTGTACGGGATGAGCCTGGGGCTCTTCGCGGGGTACCTGTGGAAGCTGCACCACTGGAGCAACCAGCGCCGCACCCGCGAGTTCTACGCCCTGCTCGACGAGGGCAGGATCACCGTCGTCGTTGACGAGCCGGCCGGAGCCAAGGATTAG